The Saccopteryx leptura isolate mSacLep1 chromosome 2, mSacLep1_pri_phased_curated, whole genome shotgun sequence genome has a window encoding:
- the FAM3B gene encoding protein FAM3B isoform X4 produces MRPGVAGTLRALLFIFASTCAWYSGYLLAELIPDVPLSSAIYTIQSIGERPILKAPAPKRQKCDHWSPCPPNTYAYRLLSGGGRNKYAKICFEDELLIREKTGNVGSGINIAIVNYVTGKVIATRYFAMNEGENSGPMTKFIQGAPEKSLLFMVTHNDGSSRLKEDAKKAIEALGSKEIRNMRFRSSWVFLAAKGFKLPAGLQREKGAKTTLYGMSSLFNT; encoded by the exons ATGCGCCCAGGGGTTGCCG GCACGTTGAGAGCACTGCTCTTCATCTTTGCCTCCACATGCGCCTGGTACTCTGGGTACCTGCTGGCAGAGCTAATTCCAGACGTTCCCCTGTCCAGTGCCATCTACACCATCCAGAGCATTGGTGAGAGGCCTATCCTCAAAG CACCAGCCCCCAAAAGGCAAAAATGTGACCACTGGTCCCCATGCCCCCCGAATACCTATGCCTACAGGTTGCTCAGCGGTGGTGGCAGAAACAAGTATGCCAAAATCTGCTTTGAGGATGAGCT GCTCATCAGAGAAAAGACTGGAAATGTTGGGAGTGGAATAAATATTGCCATTGTCAATT atgtGACTGGGAAAGTGATAGCAACGCGATATTTTGCTATGAACGAAGGTG AGAATTCTGGACCAATGACAAAGTTCATTCAGGGTGCTCCTGAGAAGTCCCTGCTCTTCATGGTGACCCACAATGATGGCAGCAGCCG ACTGAAGGAGGATGCCAAGAAGGCCATAGAAGCACTTGGAAGCAAAGAAATCAGGAATATGCGATTCAGGTCAAGCTGGGTATTTCTTGCAGCGAAAGGCTTTAAACTTCCTGCAGGACTTCAGAGAGAGAAG GGTGCCAAAACCACTTTATATGGAATGAGTAGTCTTTTCAACACGTGA
- the FAM3B gene encoding protein FAM3B isoform X5 encodes MRPGVAGTLRALLFIFASTCAWYSGYLLAELIPDVPLSSAIYTIQSIGERPILKAPAPKRQKCDHWSPCPPNTYAYRLLSGGGRNKYAKICFEDELLIREKTGNVGSGINIAIVNYVTGKVIATRYFAMNEGENSGPMTKFIQGAPEKSLLFMVTHNDGSSRLKEDAKKAIEALGSKEIRNMRFRSSWVFLAAKGFKLPAGLQREKNAQHPE; translated from the exons ATGCGCCCAGGGGTTGCCG GCACGTTGAGAGCACTGCTCTTCATCTTTGCCTCCACATGCGCCTGGTACTCTGGGTACCTGCTGGCAGAGCTAATTCCAGACGTTCCCCTGTCCAGTGCCATCTACACCATCCAGAGCATTGGTGAGAGGCCTATCCTCAAAG CACCAGCCCCCAAAAGGCAAAAATGTGACCACTGGTCCCCATGCCCCCCGAATACCTATGCCTACAGGTTGCTCAGCGGTGGTGGCAGAAACAAGTATGCCAAAATCTGCTTTGAGGATGAGCT GCTCATCAGAGAAAAGACTGGAAATGTTGGGAGTGGAATAAATATTGCCATTGTCAATT atgtGACTGGGAAAGTGATAGCAACGCGATATTTTGCTATGAACGAAGGTG AGAATTCTGGACCAATGACAAAGTTCATTCAGGGTGCTCCTGAGAAGTCCCTGCTCTTCATGGTGACCCACAATGATGGCAGCAGCCG ACTGAAGGAGGATGCCAAGAAGGCCATAGAAGCACTTGGAAGCAAAGAAATCAGGAATATGCGATTCAGGTCAAGCTGGGTATTTCTTGCAGCGAAAGGCTTTAAACTTCCTGCAGGACTTCAGAGAGAGAAG aatgcaCAACACCCGGAGTGA
- the FAM3B gene encoding protein FAM3B isoform X2: MFRLESTLRALLFIFASTCAWYSGYLLAELIPDVPLSSAIYTIQSIGERPILKAPAPKRQKCDHWSPCPPNTYAYRLLSGGGRNKYAKICFEDELLIREKTGNVGSGINIAIVNYVTGKVIATRYFAMNEGENSGPMTKFIQGAPEKSLLFMVTHNDGSSRLKEDAKKAIEALGSKEIRNMRFRSSWVFLAAKGFKLPAGLQREKINHSDNAKNRYLGWPAEIQIEGCILKESS; the protein is encoded by the exons ATGTTTAGGCTGGAAA GCACGTTGAGAGCACTGCTCTTCATCTTTGCCTCCACATGCGCCTGGTACTCTGGGTACCTGCTGGCAGAGCTAATTCCAGACGTTCCCCTGTCCAGTGCCATCTACACCATCCAGAGCATTGGTGAGAGGCCTATCCTCAAAG CACCAGCCCCCAAAAGGCAAAAATGTGACCACTGGTCCCCATGCCCCCCGAATACCTATGCCTACAGGTTGCTCAGCGGTGGTGGCAGAAACAAGTATGCCAAAATCTGCTTTGAGGATGAGCT GCTCATCAGAGAAAAGACTGGAAATGTTGGGAGTGGAATAAATATTGCCATTGTCAATT atgtGACTGGGAAAGTGATAGCAACGCGATATTTTGCTATGAACGAAGGTG AGAATTCTGGACCAATGACAAAGTTCATTCAGGGTGCTCCTGAGAAGTCCCTGCTCTTCATGGTGACCCACAATGATGGCAGCAGCCG ACTGAAGGAGGATGCCAAGAAGGCCATAGAAGCACTTGGAAGCAAAGAAATCAGGAATATGCGATTCAGGTCAAGCTGGGTATTTCTTGCAGCGAAAGGCTTTAAACTTCCTGCAGGACTTCAGAGAGAGAAG ATCAACCACTCTGATAATGCAAAGAACAGATACTTGGGGTGGCCCGCAGAAATACAGATAGAAGGCTGCATACTGAAAGAATCAAGCTAA
- the FAM3B gene encoding protein FAM3B isoform X1: MRPGVAGTLRALLFIFASTCAWYSGYLLAELIPDVPLSSAIYTIQSIGERPILKAPAPKRQKCDHWSPCPPNTYAYRLLSGGGRNKYAKICFEDELLIREKTGNVGSGINIAIVNYVTGKVIATRYFAMNEGENSGPMTKFIQGAPEKSLLFMVTHNDGSSRLKEDAKKAIEALGSKEIRNMRFRSSWVFLAAKGFKLPAGLQREKINHSDNAKNRYLGWPAEIQIEGCILKESS; this comes from the exons ATGCGCCCAGGGGTTGCCG GCACGTTGAGAGCACTGCTCTTCATCTTTGCCTCCACATGCGCCTGGTACTCTGGGTACCTGCTGGCAGAGCTAATTCCAGACGTTCCCCTGTCCAGTGCCATCTACACCATCCAGAGCATTGGTGAGAGGCCTATCCTCAAAG CACCAGCCCCCAAAAGGCAAAAATGTGACCACTGGTCCCCATGCCCCCCGAATACCTATGCCTACAGGTTGCTCAGCGGTGGTGGCAGAAACAAGTATGCCAAAATCTGCTTTGAGGATGAGCT GCTCATCAGAGAAAAGACTGGAAATGTTGGGAGTGGAATAAATATTGCCATTGTCAATT atgtGACTGGGAAAGTGATAGCAACGCGATATTTTGCTATGAACGAAGGTG AGAATTCTGGACCAATGACAAAGTTCATTCAGGGTGCTCCTGAGAAGTCCCTGCTCTTCATGGTGACCCACAATGATGGCAGCAGCCG ACTGAAGGAGGATGCCAAGAAGGCCATAGAAGCACTTGGAAGCAAAGAAATCAGGAATATGCGATTCAGGTCAAGCTGGGTATTTCTTGCAGCGAAAGGCTTTAAACTTCCTGCAGGACTTCAGAGAGAGAAG ATCAACCACTCTGATAATGCAAAGAACAGATACTTGGGGTGGCCCGCAGAAATACAGATAGAAGGCTGCATACTGAAAGAATCAAGCTAA
- the FAM3B gene encoding protein FAM3B isoform X3, translating to MRPGVAGTLRALLFIFASTCAWYSGYLLAELIPDVPLSSAIYTIQSIGERPILKAPAPKRQKCDHWSPCPPNTYAYRLLSGGGRNKYAKICFEDELLIREKTGNVGSGINIAIVNYVTGKVIATRYFAMNEGENSGPMTKFIQGAPEKSLLFMVTHNDGSSRLKEDAKKAIEALGSKEIRNMRFRSSWVFLAAKGFKLPAGLQREKLPLRLSLVRPGQGTGC from the exons ATGCGCCCAGGGGTTGCCG GCACGTTGAGAGCACTGCTCTTCATCTTTGCCTCCACATGCGCCTGGTACTCTGGGTACCTGCTGGCAGAGCTAATTCCAGACGTTCCCCTGTCCAGTGCCATCTACACCATCCAGAGCATTGGTGAGAGGCCTATCCTCAAAG CACCAGCCCCCAAAAGGCAAAAATGTGACCACTGGTCCCCATGCCCCCCGAATACCTATGCCTACAGGTTGCTCAGCGGTGGTGGCAGAAACAAGTATGCCAAAATCTGCTTTGAGGATGAGCT GCTCATCAGAGAAAAGACTGGAAATGTTGGGAGTGGAATAAATATTGCCATTGTCAATT atgtGACTGGGAAAGTGATAGCAACGCGATATTTTGCTATGAACGAAGGTG AGAATTCTGGACCAATGACAAAGTTCATTCAGGGTGCTCCTGAGAAGTCCCTGCTCTTCATGGTGACCCACAATGATGGCAGCAGCCG ACTGAAGGAGGATGCCAAGAAGGCCATAGAAGCACTTGGAAGCAAAGAAATCAGGAATATGCGATTCAGGTCAAGCTGGGTATTTCTTGCAGCGAAAGGCTTTAAACTTCCTGCAGGACTTCAGAGAGAGAAG CTGCCGCTGCGGCTCTCACTGGTGCgtcctggacagggcacagggTGCTGA